A single genomic interval of Helianthus annuus cultivar XRQ/B chromosome 13, HanXRQr2.0-SUNRISE, whole genome shotgun sequence harbors:
- the LOC110921765 gene encoding protein HIGH ARSENIC CONTENT 1, mitochondrial — MDASKSVEDVVTVDVHAAKELLNSGHGYLDVRTNEEFSKSHVENALNIPYMFKTQEGKVENPEFLAQVSALCDKEDSLVVACNSGGRSLKASAELLAAGYKNVKNMAGGYSAWVDSGFAGDAAPAEELKTACKFRR; from the exons ATGGATGCCTCCAAGAG TGTTGAAGATGTGGTCACAGTGGATGTTCATGCAGCTAAAGAACTCCTTAACTCTGGTCACGGGTATCTTGATGTCAG AACAAATGAAGAATTTAGCAAGAGTCACGTGGAAAATGCTCTGAATATCCCTTACATGTTCAAAACACAAGAAG GAAAGGTTGAAAATCCTGAATTTCTGGCTCAGGTTTCGGCTCTTTGTGACAAGGAGGACTCACTCGTTGTG GCTTGCAACAGTGGAGGGAGATCGCTTAAAGCTTCAGCCGAACTTCTTGCTGCA GGCTACAAGAACGTGAAGAACATGGCCGGTGGATACTCCGCATGGGTCGATAGCGGGTTTGCAGGTGACGCCGCACCAGCTGAGGAGTTGAAAACCGCTTGCAAATTTCGGCGCTAA
- the LOC110920738 gene encoding DNA (cytosine-5)-methyltransferase CMT2-like: MSSNTVEVNGTESDVAFQAFEGNFSYKVDEPPVPVPELNISVINAESVTTEVNGTESDALPVAFDALEGNFSYKVDEVPVPVPELNIGMINGETVTVTTEVNGTESDALPAAFDALEGNFSYKVDEVPVPVSIPVPESNSSVINSELVTTVEVNGTEYNAQPVAFEALEGKFSYKVDELPVLELNSSVINGESVATEVNGTESDVLPVAFDALEGNFSYKVDEVPVPVPELNIGMINGETVTVTTEVNGTESDALPAAFDALEGNFSYKVDEVPVPVSIPVPESNSSVINSELVTTVEVNGTEYNAQPVAFEALEGKFSYKVDELPVLELNSSVINGESVTTEVNGTESDALPVAFDALEGNFSYKVDEVPVPVPIPVPESNSSEINSELVTTVEVNGTEYNAQPVAFEALEGNFSYKVDELPVLELNSSVINGESVTMVEVNGTESDALGGNFSDKVDEAPVPVRELNSSVINDESVTMVEVEVNGTESNTLDESPVLVTELNGRVENGELVQTPTTFTMDESVTMVEVEVNGTESNALAESAVLVSELNGSVANGELVQTPTTFTMDESVIITTDGASPKRSLPSSPKSPIVAASDCQQSTEDKSIPETSIQSSPGSSSVKSGNAGRGKLERLTQNGLRRSPRLPPRPQTEGTTTSGSKLKKIKSSVEEIDAQRENGSCKRKAPTGSADKKQSKRKKVLMFVGEPVPEHEAKERWGWRYELKNKRRKGQSGIINAGEEDEVHVNVECHYLQANVNGCIFSLGDCAHIKGEGMQPHVGRIVEFFKTSDDENYFRVQWFFRAEDTVMKKAAAFHDTKRLFSSTLMNDNLLECILSKVNVIEKTPMLGFQSTSIQPSEYYCDMEYSVKYSTFRSLVTATDSSATPSSLDTITTTPLDVSGEIYKTELALLDLYAGCGGMSTGLCLGAKLSGVKLVTRWAIDYHKSACDSLKLNHPETEVRHTTAEDFLELLKEWEQLCKTYILDDPTDRMNETSCDGEDESKIDESSLSDTDMAPGEYEVSSIVDICYGDPSETGQHGLKFKVRWKGYDPSDDTWEPIDALSDCQGHIQTFVRNGFKSKILPCPGDADVICGGPPCQGISGYNRFRNVDDPLNDEKNQQIVVFFDIVKFLNPKYVLMENVGDLLRFDKASLGRYAISRLVHMNYQSRLGIMAAGSYGLPQFRLRVFLWGAHPNERLPQFPLPTHEVIVRYFPPAEFEQNTVAYNEGQPRKLQEAIVLRDAISDLPPVTSHEIREEITYEMPPETEFQKYIRLPKDEMTGSAPKGATDWKNSVLTDHRPYKVSEDDYHRLCHVPRRKGANFRDFPGIIVGDDNMVRRGPADKQVLLPSGRPLIPDYVFTFEKGKSKRPFARLWWDENVATVVTFPNLHSQAAIHPEQDRVLTLREYARLQGFPDHYRFCGNIKERYCQVGNAVAVSVSKTLGYALGMAFRKLSGGEALMTLPPDFAFQVPPLDQL, from the exons ATGTCTTCTAATACGGTGGAAGTCAACGGAACTGAATCTGACGTGGCATTTCAGGCGTTTGAAGGTAATTTTTCTTACAAAGTTGACGAGCCGCCGGTACCGGTGCCGGAATTGAATATTAGTGTCATAAATGCTGAATCGGTGACTACGGAAGTCAACGGAACTGAATCTGATGCGCTACCTGTGGCATTTGACGCGCTTGAAGGTAATTTTTCTTACAAAGTTGATGAGGTTCCAGTACCGGTGCCGGAATTGAATATTGGTATGATAAATGGTGAGACGGTGACGGTGACTACGGAAGTCAACGGAACTGAATCTGATGCGCTGCCTGCGGCATTTGACGCGCTTGAAGGTAATTTTTCTTACAAAGTTGACGAGGTTCCGGTGCCGGTGTCGATACCGGTACCTGAATCGAATAGTAGTGTGATAAATAGCGAATTGGTTACTACTGTGGAAGTCAACGGAACTGAATATAACGCGCAGCCTGTGGCATTTGAGGCGCTTGAAGGTAAATTTTCTTATAAAGTTGATGAGTTGCCTGTGCTGGAATTGAATAGTAGCGTGATAAATGGTGAATCGGTGGCTACGGAAGTCAACGGAACTGAATCTGATGTGCTACCTGTGGCATTTGACGCGCTTGAAGGTAATTTTTCTTACAAAGTTGATGAGGTTCCGGTACCGGTGCCGGAATTGAATATTGGTATGATAAATGGTGAGACGGTGACGGTGACTACGGAAGTCAACGGAACTGAATCTGATGCGCTGCCTGCGGCATTTGACGCGCTTGAAGGTAATTTTTCTTACAAAGTTGATGAGGTTCCGGTGCCGGTGTCGATACCGGTACCTGAATCGAATAGTAGTGTGATAAATAGCGAATTGGTTACTACTGTGGAAGTCAATGGAACTGAATATAACGCGCAGCCTGTGGCATTTGAGGCGCTTGAAGGTAAATTTTCTTATAAAGTTGATGAGTTGCCGGTGCTGGAATTGAATAGTAGCGTGATAAATGGTGAATCGGTGACTACGGAAGTCAACGGAACTGAATCTGATGCGCTGCCTGTGGCATTTGACGCGCTTGAAGGTAATTTTTCTTACAAAGTTGATGAGGTTCCGGTGCCGGTGCCGATACCAGTACCTGAATCGAATAGCAGTGAGATAAATAGTGAATTGGTTACTACTGTGGAAGTCAACGGAACTGAATATAACGCGCAGCCTGTGGCATTTGAGGCGCTTGAAGGTAATTTTTCTTATAAAGTTGATGAGTTGCCGGTACTGGAATTGAATAGTAGCGTGATAAATGGTGAATCGGTGACTATGGTGGAAGTCAACGGAACTGAATCTGACGCACTTGGAGGTAATTTTTCGGACAAAGTTGATGAGGCGCCTGTACCGGTACGGGAATTAAATAGTAGTGTGATAAATGATGAATCAGTGACTATGGTAGAAGTTGAAGTTAACGGAACTGAATCTAACACGCTTGATGAGTCGCCAGTACTGGTTACGGAATTGAATGGTCGTGTGGAAAATGGTGAATTGGTGCAAACGCCGACGACCTTTACGATGGATGAATCAGTGACTATGGTAGAAGTTGAAGTTAACGGAACTGAATCTAACGCGCTTGCTGAGTCGGCGGTACTGGTTTCGGAATTGAATGGTAGTGTGGCAAATGGTGAATTGGTGCAAACGCCGACGACCTTTACGATGGATGAATCTGTTATTATCACTACAGATGGCGCCTCTCCAAAGAGAAGCTTACCGAGTTCACCGAAATCACCAATTGTTGCTGCATCGGATTGTCAACAAAGTACAGAAGATAAATCGATTCCGGAAACAAGCATACAAAGTTCACCGGGATCATCTTCGGTGAAATCAG GGAATGCTGGTAGGGGCAAATTGGAAAGGCTTACGCAAAACGGCTTAAGAAGATCACCGAGATTGCCGCCCCGTCCCCAAACTGAAGGAACGACCACGAGTGGATCAAAGTTGAAGAAGATTAAGTCCAGTGTGGAAGAGATAGATGCTCAAAGAGAAAATGGCAGTTGTAAACGAAAAGCACCGACTGGTTCGGCTGATAAGAAGCAAAGTAAGCGAAAAAAAGTTTTAATGTTTGTTGGGGAGCCGGTTCCGGAACATGAAGCAAAAGAACGGTGGGGTTGGCGTTATGAATTGAAG AATAAAAGACGCAAGGGACAGAGCGGGATAATAAA TGCTGGTGAAGAGGATGAAGTGCACGTTAATGTTGAATGCCATTACCTTCAAGCTAATGTTAACGGATGCATTTTCAGTCTTGGAGATTGTGCACACATCAAG GGTGAGGGAATGCAACCGCATGTTGGCAGGATTGTAGAATTTTTCAAAACATCGGATGATGAAAATTATTTTAGAGTGCAGTGGTTTTTCAGAGCTGAAGATACG GTTATGAAAAAAGCTGCTGCGTTCCATGACACGAAGCGTTTATTCTCCTCCACTTTAATGAATGACAACTTATTAGAATGTATACTTTCTAAAGTGAATGTAATAGAAAAAACTCCAATG CTAGGTTTCCAATCAACATCAATTCAGCCATCTGAGTATTATTGTGACATGGAATATTCTGTAAAATATTCAACATTCCGCTCCTTGGTGACTG CTACAGACAGTTCGGCCACTCCAAGTAGCCTTGATACCATAACTACAACTCCATTAGACGTTAGTGGTGAAATATACAAAACTGAACTGGCATTATTGGATCTTTATGCTGGTTGCGGTGGAATGTCAACTGGACTCTGTCTTGGTGCCAAACTTTCTGGTGTTAAACTTGTAACG AGATGGGCAATTGATTATCACAAGTCCGCATGTGACAGCTTGAAGCTAAATCATCCAGAAACAGAA GTTCGACATACAACTGCAGAAGATTTCCTGGAACTACTGAAGGAATGGGAACAATTATGCAAAACATATATTTTGGATGATCCTACTGATAGAATGAATGAAACTAGTTGCGATGGTGAAGATGAATCAAAAATCGATGAATCATCCTTATCGGATACAGATATGGCTCCTGGAGAGTATGAAGTTTCAAGTATTGTCGACATATGTTATGGAGATCCCAGCGAAACAGGCCAACATGGGTtaaagtttaag GTGCGATGGAAGGGTTACGATCCGAGTGATGATACGTGGGAGCCAATCGATGCGTTGAG TGATTGCCAAGGCCACATACAAACTTTTGTTAGAAACGGATTCAAGTCTAAGATATTGCCATGCCCG GGTGATGCGGATGTTATCTGTGGCGGTCCTCCATGCCAAGGGATCAGTGGCTACAATCGATTTCGAAACGTTGATGATCCGTTGAATGATGAAAAGAATCAGCAGATAGTTGTCTTCTTTGACATAGTGAAATTCTTAAACCCTAAATATGTCTTGATGGAAAACGTGGGTGACCTTTTAAGATTTGACAAAGCTTCTCTTGGAAGATATGCTATAAGTCGTTTGGTTCATATGAATTACCAATCAAGACTTGGGATCATGGCTGCTGGTTCGTATGGTCTTCCACAGTTTAGGTTGCGTGTTTTTCTATGGGGCGCTCATCCAAATGAG AGACTACCACAATTTCCGCTTCCCACACATGAAGTTATTGTCAGATATTTCCCTCCAGCTGAGTTTGAG CAAAATACAGTTGCTTACAATGAAGGCCAACCTAGAAAGCTTCAAGAAGCCATTGTTCTTCGTGACGCCATCTCCGATCTTCCACCT GTTACAAGCCATGAAATTCGTGAAGAGATAACATATGAAATGCCTCCAGAAACTGAGTTCCAAAAGTATATTAGGTTACCGAAAGATG AAATGACTGGTTCTGCCCCCAAAGGGGCTACAGACTGGAAAAACTCGGTTCTCACTGATCATCGACCTTACAAGGTGTCTGAAGATGATTATCATCGATTGTGTCACGTACCACGCAGAAAG GGAGCGAATTTCCGGGACTTCCCTGGAATAATTGTCGGTGATGATAATATGGTTCGCCGAGGTCCAGCCGACAAACAAGTGTTGCTTCCGTCTGGAAGGCCATTGATACCGGATTATGTTTTCACTTTTGAGAAAGGAAAATCTAAAAG ACCATTTGCAAGATTATGGTGGGATGAAAACGTGGCAACTGTGGTTACGTTCCCGAATCTTCACAGCCAG GCTGCTATACATCCGGAACAGGACCGAGTCCTTACTTTGAGAGAGTATGCAAGATTACAGGGCTTTCCCGATCATTATAGATTCTGTGGCAATATTAAAGAAAG GTACTGTCAGGTGGGAAATGCTGTGGCCGTTTCTGTTTCAAAAACTTTGGGGTATGCCCTTGGAATGGCATTTCGGAAATTAAGTGGAGGCGAGGCACTCATGACTCTACCGCCTGATTTTGCATTCCAAGTACCCCCACTTGATCAGCTGTAG